The nucleotide sequence GGGGTGGTGGGCAGCACGGGCACGAACACGCCGATGCAGCCTATGACGCAGGCGATCCAGGCTCCGGCGAGCATGAGCAGGCGGGGCAGGCGATTCATGGAAGTCCTTCCGTAGCGGTGGGCGGACGGTGCTCCTCGGCGGCGTTTCGCCGTTGGCAGCAGTATACCGAACGCCAAGCTCCGCGGGCGGAATCCGCGGGGTTTTCCCGACGGGCGGCCTCGGAAGGTCCTTTCCGGCCATGCGCGAGGTTGCGCGCATGGCCGGCACGCGGCATCGCCGATTGCACGTGGCCTGGCGAAAAGATGGCGAGAGGCTGGCTTTGGCGAGGAGGCGGAGAAGACGGCAGGGAAGGTTACGCGAAAAGGACGATTCACCCCTTGCATCTTCCGCTTGCCGTGCTACAATAGGCAGGCTGTTTACACAAGCGAGGGGAAACCCTCCACCTGATTCGGCGCTTCGGCTGCTGATGGGTCGCTCGAATACGGGGCCGCACGCGGCCCGGTCATGAGAATCGAACCCGTCGCTTTCCGGAGCGGCGGGTTTTTCATTGAAGCGCGCAAGCGCGGAAGAATGGGAGGTGAGCGCGATAGCTGCTCAAGAGCCTCGGCTCAACGAAGAAATCACCGTCCGGGAATGCCGTCTGATCGGCTTCGACGGCGAGCAGATGGGCATTTACGTCACGGCGGAGGCCCAGCGCGTCGCGGACAACCAGGGGCTCGATCTCGTGGAGATCGCCCCGAACGCCGAACCGCCCGTGTGCCGCATCATGGACTACGGGAAGTTCAAGTACGACCAGGCCATCAAGGCCAAGCAGGCCCGCAAGAACCAGAGCAAGGTCGAGACGAAGGAAATGAAGTTCCGGCCGAAGATCGACGTGGGCGACTACACGACGAAGAAGAAGCACGTCATGCGCTTCCTCGACGCCGGCAACAAGGTGAAGATCACCATCATGTTCCGCGGGCGCGAGATGGCGCACCCGGAGCTGGGCCTCACCATCCTGGAGCGCCTGGCCGACGACCTGAAGGACGAGGCGGTCATCGAGAACCAGCCGAAGATGGAAGGCCGCAACATGCACATGCTCATCGCCCCCCTGCCCGCAGCGGTGGCGGCGAAGAAGAAAAAGGAAAACGAGAAGAAGGAAGCTGAAGGGAAGGACGAGTAATGCCCAAGATGAAGACCCATCGCGGCACCGCGAAGCGTTTCCGCGTCACCGGTTCCGGCAAGATCATGCGCTCGAAGGCCTACAAGAGCCACATCATGACCAAGAAGAGCCAGAAGCGCAAGCGCAACTTCCGCCACGAAACCGAAGTGTCCAAGGCCGATCAGAAGACCGTCGCGCGCGGTCTCGGCCTTCGCTAGAGAAGGAACAGGTGATAGAACATGGCTCGTGTCAAGCGTGCAGTCAGCGCCCATAAGAAGCGTCGTACCATCCTCAACCGCGCCAAGGGCTACTACGGTGCGAAGTCCCGTTCCTACCGTGCCGCGAAGGAGCAGGTGCAGCATTCGCTCCAGTACATGTACCGCGACCGCCGCAACAAGAAGCGCGAGATCCGTCGCCTCTGGATCACCCGCATCAACGCGGCCGCCCGCATCAACGGCATGAGCTACTCGGTGCTCATGAACGGCCTCAAGAAGGCCGGCGTGCAGCTGGACCGCAAGGTGCTGTCCGACATGGCCGTCAACGACCCCGCGGCGTTCACCGCCATCACCGAGGTTGCCAAGAAGGCCCTGTAGCAACCTGCGGGCCTTCGGGCCTGCAGAGCTTTCTGCGCCGGGAACGAACGGCGCCATGAAGAAAAGGCCCCGCATCGCGGGGCCTTTTGCGGTGCTCGATGGGGCGCCGGGTGTGACAGGGGTGTGACAGGGGGACGTGTGTGACAGGGGGACGGGGACAATGTCACGCCCCGTGGAGGGGACGGGCGTCTTACGCTTCGGCAAGATCCCGGTCGTGGCCATCTTCGTGCTCCCAGCCATCCAGGTGGCACAGCTCGTCCACGCCGGTGAGCGTGCGGGTGAGGTAGGCCTGCACCACTTCGCGCGCGCTTCCGTGCGCGCCGGCTATGACCTCGATACCTGCATGGCAGAACACGTTCGCCACGTCGTAGTCGATGGCTCCCACGATGAGCGTGTCCACGCCCATCTCCACGAGCAGAGCCACGAGCTTGGGGGCGGCCAAGCCGGGGTTCGGCAGGTTCTGGCATTCCACGATGATGCCCCGGTCGACCCGGTAACACATGTAGCTGGCGCATTGCCTGAAACGGGGAGCAACTTCCAAGCCTTCGCTGGCTACTGCGATCCTCATGAGCACCCTTTCCATTCGATCTGACTCCCTTACGATAGCGTGTTTGCCCGATTGCGTGTCCGCCCTTTCGCCCAGCGGGGAAAAATAGTAAGCTGAACGACATGGATACCTTTGAAGAGCTTTCTTATGACGTCGTCGTGGTTGGAGCGGGCATAGCCGGCGCGGCCTGTGCCCGCGAGCTGTCCCGCTACCGGCTTGACGTGGCCGTGCTCGAAGCCGGCAACGACGTGGCCTGCGGGGCGACCCGCGCGAACTCCGGCATCGTGCATGCCGGCTACGACCCGGTGCCCGGCACGCTCAAGGCGCGCTACAACCGGGAGGGCTCGCGGCTCTTCGCTCGGTGGGCCGACGAGCTGGGTTTCGCCTACCGGCGCAACGGCTCGCTCGTGCTGGCGTTCACCGACGAGGAGCTGGCGAGCGTCCGTGCGCTCGTGGCACGGGCGGCGGAGAACGGCGTGGAGGGCGTGCGCGAGCTGGACGCTGCGGAGGTGCGCGCGCTGGAGCCGGCCGTCGCCCCGTCTGCGAAGGGCGCGCTGCTGGCCGAGACCGGCGCCCTATGCGATCCGTACGAGGTTGCGCTCGCCTGCTTGGAGCAGGCCGCGGAGCACGGCGCGCGGCTGTTCTTCGGCGAGCGGGTGGTGGGCATCGGGCGGTCGGGGCAGGCCGGCGAGGGCGGTCCGGACGGCTCGGGCGGGCGCTATCTCGTGTCGACCTCGTCAGGCGCGCGCATTGCCTGCCGGGCCGTGGTGAACGCGGCGGGCGTGCATGCCGACGAATTGAACAACCTGGTGAGCGCCCTCAAGCTTCGCATCGTGCCGCGGCGGGGCGAGTACCTGCTCTACGACACCGACCAGGGCGGCGCGTTCTCCCACACGGTGTTCCAAGCGCCCTCGCGCGCGGGCAAGGGCGTGCTCGTGACGCCGACCGTGCACGGCAACCTGCTGGTGGGGCCGAACGCCGTGGAGCAGGGGAGCAAGGAGGACGTGTCCACGAGCGCCGAGGGCCTCGCGTTCGTGCTGGAGGCGGCGCGGCGAACGTGGCCCGATGCGGGCACGCGCGGAGTCATCGCGAACTTCGCGGGTCTGCGTGCCTCGTGCGCGGAGGGCGACTTCGTCATCGGCCAGCCGGACGACGCGCCGGGCTTCTTCAACGTTGCCTGCTTCGACTCTCCGGGCCTCACCTCGGCGCCCGCCGTGGCCGTGGACGTGGCCGCCGGCGTGGCCGGGCTGCTGGGGGCTTCGCCAAGGCCGGACTTCGACCCGCGCCGCCGGCACGCCGTTCCGTTCTCCGGGATGGGCGAGGAGGAGCGTGCCCGAGCCATCGCGGCCGATCCACGCGCCGGGCATGTGGTGTGCCGCTGCTGCGAGGTGACGGAGGCCGAGGTCGTGGCGGCGCTTCATGGCCCGGTGCCCGTGCTCTCGCTCGACGCGCTCAAATGGCGCACGCGCGCTACGATGGGGCGGTGCCACGGCGGGTTCTGCTCGCCCGAGATCGCGAAGATCGTCGCGCGCGAGACGGGCACGGCTCCGGACGCCTTGGACAAGCGGCTGCCGGGCTCGCCGCTCGTGGCCGCGGCGCGGCCGGACTATGCGGCGCTGGCGCGGATCGAAGGCGAAGGGGGCCTTGCGGCCGGCGCGCACGCGCTTTCGGGCGCGGCAGGGCGCGGCACCGACACGGTCGGGTCGCTTGCCGATGCCCCTTACGTGGCGGGTTCCCCCTACGACGTGGTCGTGGTGGGCGGGGGCGCGGCGGGCATGGCCGCTGCGCGCGCCGCAGCCGACGCCGAAGCGCGCCGGGTGCTTTTGGTGGACCGCGAGGCGAAGCTGGGCGGCATCCTGAAGCAGTGCGTGCACAACGGGTTCGGCCTGCACCGCTTCGGCGAGGAGCTCACCGGGCCCGAGTACGCCGCGCGCGAGGCCGCGGCGCTCGAAGGGCGCCCGGCCGCCGTTGGCGGTGAGGCCGGGGCGCAGGATGCGCCCGGTGCGACGGCCTGCGTGGAGGTGCTGCTCGGAGCGTCGGTGCTTTCGGTAGACGCGGCGCGCGCCGATGCCGGGGAGCTTGTGGTGCGCGCAGTGAGCGGGGCGGGGGTCCACGTGCTGCGCGCCCGCGCCGTCGTGCTGGCCACGGGCTCGCGCGAGCGCGGCGCCGGCGCGCTCAACCTGGCCGGCAGCCGCCCGTCGGGCGTGTTCTCGGCCGGCAGCGCGCAGAACTTCATGAATTTGCAGGGGTGCCTGCCGGGCCGGCGCGCCGTCATCCTGGGCTCGGGCGACATCGGCCTTATCATGGCGCGCCGCCTGGCCTCCCAGGGCGCCCAGGTCGAGGGCGTCTACGAGCTGATGCCCCATCCCTCGGGCCTGCGGCGCAACATCGTGCAGTGCCTGGACGACTTCGGCATCCCGCTGCACCTGAGCCGCACGGTCGTGCGGCTGGAGGGTGCGGGCCGGCTGGAGGCCGTGCACATCGCCCACGTCGACCCCGCCACGCTCAAGCCCGTTCCGGGTACCGAGCGGCGCGTGGCCTGCGACACCCTGCTGCTGTCCGTGGGCCTCATCCCCGAGAACGAGGTGGCGAAGACGGCCGGCGCGGCGCTCGATGCGGTGACGGGCGGCCCGCGGGTCGACAACCGGTTGGCCACCGGCGTGCCGGGGCTCTTCGCCTGCGGAAACGCGCTGCATGTGCACGACTTGGTGGACCATGCGTCCGCCGAGGGCGAGTCGGCCGGCGCGGCTGCGGCGGCCTATGCGCGCCGCGTTGCCCTCGGCGGGCATGCTGCCGGGGAGGGGGCGCGCGGTACCGCGTTGCCGGTTGCCGCCGTGACGGCCGTTCCCGTGCTCCCGGACGAGGGGGTTCGCTACGTGGTTCCCCAGGCCATCGACCCGGCCACGGGTGCCGACGAGGACGTGACGCTGTCGCTGCGCGTGTCGCGCGCCCTGCGCGGGCCGCGCTTCTTCGTGGAGGGCGTGGCTGCCGACGGGTCGGTGCGCACGGTGAAGAAAGCCAAGACCATGGTGGCGGTGCCGGCCGAGATGGTGCAGATCAAGCTATCGGGTGCCGACGTTGCGGGCCTCTCCTCGCTGCACGTGCGGGTGGAGGGGCGTCCGGACGATGCGCCGCCGTCCGTTGCGTCGCAAGCGGCGGCTTTGCAGGCCGCGCGAGGCGCCGACAAGCGGCCCGACGTGGCGGGAGGGGGAGCCGAATGATGCAGCTTGCCACCGAGATAACCACGTTCACCTGCATCTGCTGCCCGTTGGGCTGTCAGCTTGAGGTGTCTTTCGACGAGCATGGCAGCGTGACCGAGGTGTCCGGCAATACGTGCGGGCGCGGTGCGGCGTACGCGGAGCGCGAGGCTGCGGCGCCCGAGCGCATGGTGACGGCCGTGCTGCCCGTGGAGGGCTGCCTGGAACCCGTGAGCGTGAAGACGGCGTCCCCCGTGCCGAAGGCCCGGGTGGCCGACGTGCTGGCAGCCTGCCTGTCCGCGCGCTTGGCGGCACCGGTCGCGGCGGGCGACGTCATCGTGGCCGACGCGTGCGGCACCGGCGTGGACGTCGTCGCCACGAAAAGCGTACCATAGCGGCGAGGATTGCAAAGGGCTGCCAGGAGCGAGGGCGCCGGCAGGCGAGGCGAGGGCGAAGGGGCAAGGTGGCCGCCATGGCGGACGAAGACGTGCGGGGACAGCAGGAGGAAGGGCGCGGTGCCCGCATCGCGGGGACGGCCATCGTGGCTGTGGGCGTGGTCGCGCTGATATTCGCCGCTGCCGCGGCGGCGTTCTTCCTGTTGGCCGAGCTGCTGCAGGGAGCGTGGCTCCTGGCCGGCAGCGCGCTCGTCGTGCTGGCCGGCCTCGTGTGGGCCGCCAACCGCCTGGTTCGCGTCGCCGCCAACCAGAACAAGGACCCGCTGGGGTAAGACCCTCGCCCGCGGATGGCGGAAGGGCGTCCCGGCTGGCCCATGACGGGAGGACGGCCACGGCCAGCTGGCGGCGGGGATGCGGGTGCCTTGCCGGCGACCCGTTCCGGTGCCGGGAGAGGGTCGGGTGGACGAGATCCGGGGCTATGGCATGTTTGCCGTCCGGATAACGCAGGGCAGATTCTCCCGAACAGGTGTTTCTCTGTGATCGTTCCAATCGCGCAGGCGGAAAACATGCCATGGCCCCGGATCTCGTCACTGTGCCTTTAGGTTGGGTATTGCCCGATGCCGCAGCTTCCGGCAGTGCGATTCTCCTTCCTAGCGCTGCTTTCCGCGGCGCTTCGCCACGTCGGCGCGGTGGGCGCGCCCGGGCCGCAGGTCGCTGCCGCCGCGGGCGGACTTCGCCGGCGAAGATCCCTTCGCCGGCTGCTGCTTCGGCTGGGCGGGACGGCCAGAGGCCCCCTGCGCGGGCTTTCTCGCCGAGGGCTGTGCCGTCGGCTGGCCCTTGCCGGCTTTCGCCGTCGCGCCTGAGGCCGGCTTCTTCGGGCCCTTCTGGGCGGGGCGCTGGCGGGTCGGCTGGCCCCCTGCCACGCCGGCCGGCTTCTTCGCCGCGCGCTTCCTGCCGCCCTGCCCGCCGGCACCGGCACCGCGACCCTGCCCGCGTCCGCCGGCATCCTGCGCCCCTTCCGCGGCGGCCTCGCGGGCGCGCTCCTTCTTGCGCTCGCGCTTCGCCATCTCGCGTGAGGCCTGGGCTATCTCGGGGTCGGTGCGCGCGGCCTTGCGCGTGGCGTGGGCAGCGGCCTCGGCCAGCGCCTCCTGCTCGTCGAACGAGGCTATCTCCATCTCCGGGATCTCGCGCTTGATGAGCTTCTGGATGTCGCGCAGCGCGTCCTCGGTCTCCGGGCTCACGAACGAGATGGCCCAGCCCTCCTCGCCGGCGCGGCCCGTGCGGCCGATGCGGTGCACGTAGTCCTCGGGCACGGTGGGCAGGTCGTAGTTGATCACATGGTCGACGCTCTCCACGTCGATGCCCCGTGCCAACACGTCCGTGGCCACGAGCACGTCGGTGGTGCCGCTCATGAAGTTGTCGAGTGCGCGGCGGCGTTGGTTCTGGCTGCGGTCGGAGTGGATGGCCTCGGCCGTGTAGCCCGCCTTCTTCAGCCGGCGGCACGTGGCGTCGGCACGGCTGCGGGTGCGGGCGAACACGATGACGCGCTCGTGCCCCTTCTCGGCCAGCACCGCCTTCAGCAGGGCCGGCTTGAGCGTCTGCGGGGCGCGGACGATGAACTGCTCCACCGTGTCGGCCGTCTCGCCCTTGTGGGCTATCTCCACCATGGCCGGGTCGTGCAGGAGCTTTCCCACGCTGCCCATGATGGAGCGGTCGATGGTGGCCGAGAACAGGAGCGTCTGCCGGCTGGCGGGCGTCGCCCCTATGATCTTGCGCATTGAGGGCAGAAAGCCCATGTCCAGCATGCGGTCGGCCTCGTCGAGCACGAGCACCTCCACGTCGCCCAGGCGCGCGGCCCCTTGGTCCATGAGGTCCACGAGGCGGCCGGGCGTGGCGATGAGCACGTCGGTGCCGTGCTTGAGCTTCTGGATCTGCGGCTCATAGGACAGGCCGCCCACCACGGTGGCTATGCGGTGGTGGGTGGACACGGCCACGGCGGCGCACACCTCGCCGATCTGCTGCGCCAGCTCGCGCGTGGGCGTGACCACCAGCATGAGCGGCCCCTGCCCGCCCTTCGCGTGCCCGAGCCCGTCCAGGGCGGGCAGCGAGAACGCGGCCGTCTTGCCCGTGCCGGTCTTGGCGGCCGCAATGAGGTCGCGGCCCTCCAGCACCAGCGGGATGGCCTGCTCCTGTACGGGGGTGGGCGTTTCGTATCCCAGGCGCGTTACGGCGTCGAGGACTTCCGGGGACAGCCCCAGCTCGTTGAACTGCTTCATATTCCTCTGTTTCTGCTTCGTAAGGTTCCAAAACGGCGGCCCGCGGCCGTCGATGCCGTGCGGGGCTCGATCCGCCGCAGCGCGCATTCGGAAGATCGACGCGCAGCGGGGCTCCGCCCGGCGCGCAATGCCCCCATTATCCCCCAAGACGCTGGTCATGCGGGCGATCTCGCGGAATCGCCACAGAACCGCCGCGGCGGCGGGCGGGGAGTCGGGAGGCGGGAAAAGCAGGCGGCGGGGGCCGCCCGCGCCCGCCGCGCTAGTCGGGCACGGATATCTCCAGGGCCCGCACGAGGTTGGGGAGGTAGAACTCGTCCAGGTTGAAGCCGCTGTCTATGAGGTAGCGGTT is from Gordonibacter urolithinfaciens and encodes:
- a CDS encoding NifB/NifX family molybdenum-iron cluster-binding protein → MERVLMRIAVASEGLEVAPRFRQCASYMCYRVDRGIIVECQNLPNPGLAAPKLVALLVEMGVDTLIVGAIDYDVANVFCHAGIEVIAGAHGSAREVVQAYLTRTLTGVDELCHLDGWEHEDGHDRDLAEA
- the rplT gene encoding 50S ribosomal protein L20 codes for the protein MARVKRAVSAHKKRRTILNRAKGYYGAKSRSYRAAKEQVQHSLQYMYRDRRNKKREIRRLWITRINAAARINGMSYSVLMNGLKKAGVQLDRKVLSDMAVNDPAAFTAITEVAKKAL
- a CDS encoding DEAD/DEAH box helicase, whose translation is MKQFNELGLSPEVLDAVTRLGYETPTPVQEQAIPLVLEGRDLIAAAKTGTGKTAAFSLPALDGLGHAKGGQGPLMLVVTPTRELAQQIGEVCAAVAVSTHHRIATVVGGLSYEPQIQKLKHGTDVLIATPGRLVDLMDQGAARLGDVEVLVLDEADRMLDMGFLPSMRKIIGATPASRQTLLFSATIDRSIMGSVGKLLHDPAMVEIAHKGETADTVEQFIVRAPQTLKPALLKAVLAEKGHERVIVFARTRSRADATCRRLKKAGYTAEAIHSDRSQNQRRRALDNFMSGTTDVLVATDVLARGIDVESVDHVINYDLPTVPEDYVHRIGRTGRAGEEGWAISFVSPETEDALRDIQKLIKREIPEMEIASFDEQEALAEAAAHATRKAARTDPEIAQASREMAKRERKKERAREAAAEGAQDAGGRGQGRGAGAGGQGGRKRAAKKPAGVAGGQPTRQRPAQKGPKKPASGATAKAGKGQPTAQPSARKPAQGASGRPAQPKQQPAKGSSPAKSARGGSDLRPGRAHRADVAKRRGKQR
- a CDS encoding DUF1667 domain-containing protein, which produces MMQLATEITTFTCICCPLGCQLEVSFDEHGSVTEVSGNTCGRGAAYAEREAAAPERMVTAVLPVEGCLEPVSVKTASPVPKARVADVLAACLSARLAAPVAAGDVIVADACGTGVDVVATKSVP
- the infC gene encoding translation initiation factor IF-3 — encoded protein: MSAIAAQEPRLNEEITVRECRLIGFDGEQMGIYVTAEAQRVADNQGLDLVEIAPNAEPPVCRIMDYGKFKYDQAIKAKQARKNQSKVETKEMKFRPKIDVGDYTTKKKHVMRFLDAGNKVKITIMFRGREMAHPELGLTILERLADDLKDEAVIENQPKMEGRNMHMLIAPLPAAVAAKKKKENEKKEAEGKDE
- the rpmI gene encoding 50S ribosomal protein L35; this encodes MPKMKTHRGTAKRFRVTGSGKIMRSKAYKSHIMTKKSQKRKRNFRHETEVSKADQKTVARGLGLR
- a CDS encoding FAD-dependent oxidoreductase, which codes for MDTFEELSYDVVVVGAGIAGAACARELSRYRLDVAVLEAGNDVACGATRANSGIVHAGYDPVPGTLKARYNREGSRLFARWADELGFAYRRNGSLVLAFTDEELASVRALVARAAENGVEGVRELDAAEVRALEPAVAPSAKGALLAETGALCDPYEVALACLEQAAEHGARLFFGERVVGIGRSGQAGEGGPDGSGGRYLVSTSSGARIACRAVVNAAGVHADELNNLVSALKLRIVPRRGEYLLYDTDQGGAFSHTVFQAPSRAGKGVLVTPTVHGNLLVGPNAVEQGSKEDVSTSAEGLAFVLEAARRTWPDAGTRGVIANFAGLRASCAEGDFVIGQPDDAPGFFNVACFDSPGLTSAPAVAVDVAAGVAGLLGASPRPDFDPRRRHAVPFSGMGEEERARAIAADPRAGHVVCRCCEVTEAEVVAALHGPVPVLSLDALKWRTRATMGRCHGGFCSPEIAKIVARETGTAPDALDKRLPGSPLVAAARPDYAALARIEGEGGLAAGAHALSGAAGRGTDTVGSLADAPYVAGSPYDVVVVGGGAAGMAAARAAADAEARRVLLVDREAKLGGILKQCVHNGFGLHRFGEELTGPEYAAREAAALEGRPAAVGGEAGAQDAPGATACVEVLLGASVLSVDAARADAGELVVRAVSGAGVHVLRARAVVLATGSRERGAGALNLAGSRPSGVFSAGSAQNFMNLQGCLPGRRAVILGSGDIGLIMARRLASQGAQVEGVYELMPHPSGLRRNIVQCLDDFGIPLHLSRTVVRLEGAGRLEAVHIAHVDPATLKPVPGTERRVACDTLLLSVGLIPENEVAKTAGAALDAVTGGPRVDNRLATGVPGLFACGNALHVHDLVDHASAEGESAGAAAAAYARRVALGGHAAGEGARGTALPVAAVTAVPVLPDEGVRYVVPQAIDPATGADEDVTLSLRVSRALRGPRFFVEGVAADGSVRTVKKAKTMVAVPAEMVQIKLSGADVAGLSSLHVRVEGRPDDAPPSVASQAAALQAARGADKRPDVAGGGAE